A genomic segment from Aegilops tauschii subsp. strangulata cultivar AL8/78 chromosome 1, Aet v6.0, whole genome shotgun sequence encodes:
- the LOC109755815 gene encoding DNA topoisomerase 2 isoform X4, translating to MRVGEWEICLTLSDGEFNQVSFTNGHSTLGGSHVDCVADQVIAYVMRNIEESGKQREITHENVKSWLWLFLNVTDENATFDLPCKETVTNSKVFTCKLSDEFLQKFIEFGIINILCPMGDPTIESDLSDSDVTGIPKLDDVKFAGGTKARKCTLILTEGDSAKLLVMNALGTIGRDYYGVYPLNGKIMNVNGRTPAQVWESSKVQTIMRIMGLKFERKYSVVDGLRYGRIMIMMDQDVDGSHIKGLIINLFLECWPSLLKVEGFLQQFITPIIRLSHNSESILFYSMIEYKLWNERHEGEAGNWTVKYYKGLGTSTTADAAKYFRHMRKHTRNFIWRGVEDSTSIKLAFDRKSAALRKEWMKIGFEFQYHMDYTQECISYSDFINNEMRLYSIANLERSTPSVMDGFKPVQRKIMHSCLKRTLKEVKVTELVGYVLQAMFLRR from the exons ACATTCAACTTTGGGTGGAAGCCATGTGGACTGCGTAGCAGACCAGGTTATAGCATATGTCATGAGGAACATTGAGGAAAGTGGCAAGCAGAGAGAAATCACGCATGAAAATGTCAAGAGCTGGCTGTGGTTATTTCTCAATGTGACAGATGAAAATGCTACATTTGACTTACCCTGCAAAGAAACTGTGACAAACAGCAAAGTGTTTACTTGCAAGCTATCAGATGAGTTCCTTCAAAAAT TTATTGAGTTTGGAATCATCAATATACTATGTCCCATGGGTGATCCGACCATCGAATCAGATTTATCTGATTCAGATGTAACTGGAATTCCGAAATTGGATGATGTGAAGTTTGCTGGTGGTACAAAAGCTAGGAAGTGCACCTTGATTCTTACCGAAGGAGATTCAGCAAAGTTACTTGTG ATGAATGCCCTGGGTACTATTGGACGGGATTACTATGGCGTGTATCCATTGAATGGAAAAATCATGAATGTGAATGGACGTACACCAGCCCAAGTATGGGAAAGCTCTAAAGTTCAAACTATAATGCGGATAATGGGTCTGAAATTTGAACGCAAGTACAGTGTTGTTGATGGCTTGCGGTATGGCCGTATAATGATTATGATGGATCAG GACGTTGACGGTTCTCACATCAAAGGCTTAATCATCAATTTATTCCTTGAATGTTGGCCTTCTTTGCTCAAAGTTGAAGGGTTTTTACAGCAGTTTATCACTCCAATCATCAGA CTTTCCCATAATAGTGAAAGTATTTTGTTCTACTCAATGATCGAGTATAAACTGTGGAATGAGAGGCACGAAGGAGAGGCTGGTAACTGGACAGTGAAATATTATAAG GGTTTAGGAACAAGCACCACTGCTGACGCTGCTAAGTATTTTCGACACATGCGCAAACACACACGAAACTTCATTTGGCGTGGTGTGGAAGACAGTACTAGTATAAAGTTAGCATTTGATAGGAAGTCAGCAGCCTTAAGAAAAGAATGGATGAAAATTGGGTTCGAG TTTCAGTATCACATGGATTACACTCAAGAATGCATTAGTTATAGTGACTTCATAAATAATGAGATGCGGCTGTACTCTATAGCAAATCTTGAGCGGTCAACACCATCGGTGATGGATGGCTTTAAGCCTGTCCAAAGGAAGATTATGCATTCCTGCTTGAAGAGAACCTTAAAAGAAGTTAAG GTCACAGAACTTGTTGGATATGTGTTACAAGCTATGTTTTTAAGGCGGTAA